A single window of Cydia fagiglandana chromosome 25, ilCydFagi1.1, whole genome shotgun sequence DNA harbors:
- the LOC134676876 gene encoding uncharacterized protein LOC134676876 isoform X1 produces MESRYGQSQNLVHGVEETETASDNLPSSGTVIALLDSTCGLYDLPYLGDHTYAASELTTPEDVHVKEEDFANELKPSDSEECGLSETMDTNVNEVNEEVVLARITPCLDSDVCIVSEGVPNGLYNHEVKYENELETVPSQTACLNSADPTLQALVEAMLTGLCNNEVKDEVVPESTPSQTDSEVREAAMCTDLCNHEVKNEVVPVLLRSQTPLCSDRSDIVKDEVVLPESTSIQTLSSDSAKRGVSGAAIQTGLCDNELKNEVMPESIPSQNIPDGVSEAAMLAGLCNHEDKDEVMTESIPSQNIPDGVSEAAMLAVLCNHEVKDEVMSESLPSQDITDGVSEAAMSIDLCNHEVKDEVMSESMPSPNITDGVSEAAMLAGLYNHEVKKEVMSESLPLQDIPDGVSEAAMLAGLYNHEVKIEVMPESIPSQNIPDGVSEAAMLAGLFNHEVKNEVMSESMSSQNIPDGVSEAAMLAGLCNYEVKNEVMSESIPSQNITDGVSEAAMLAGLYNDHTVKDELVLGPEHPHRPDVILTVPSWVLTDWPASTPRTRGLKQLKKCSVKLERLQYQAFTNNQGTKGSYTVKTEEVKDLTYQRKESGKRESVCSICGAAFGLKSDLMKHAMTRHIYMPTGKEEERHSVSNCEKLKSSMRDCWVRLEGCDTIHREHVTKNVESSIQETVSRQDSVPRQETVPQQETVSRQDSVPRQEMHSDAIQLTNTNTYACDTCGETFQTEIGLNSHSRVHLQKVPILPNTKSELNHKRSPRKKAYVCEYCNKVLKSKRSAYRHELAHKGLKLYPCKICKKSFARPDYIRQHIRTAHRIDEKTCDICQKKYKHSNALKTHKLLIHTERKSYSCENCGKQYTGLSNFKRHINIHIAERKYQCELCDKKFTLKSTLDRHQRVHTGEKPYACEICKKQFSLPHTLKVHKVTHTGEKPYSCQICNKQFSQLTGLRSHRRLHEGVKRYICETCSKPFMHLSTFNKHKLIHTGVKRHLCGICDRRFLLLDTLKQHIKTHLGIKPYSCEICNGVFATSNYLKIHKRIHIEKPYCCEICQKCFTQRSTLNNHIFVHTKQKPFSCDTCKMGFSRKYHLTAHVRTHDI; encoded by the exons ATGGAGAGTCGATATGGACAGTCACAAAACTTAGTGCACGGTGTAGAAGAGACTGAGACAGCTTCAGATAACCTGCCCTCGTCTGGCACAGTGATCGCACTTCTAG ATTCAACATGTGGGCTCTATGACTTGCCTTACCTCGGAGACCACACATATGCAGCATCAGAATTGACAACACCAGAAG ATGTGCATGTCAAGGAGGAAGACTTTGCAAATGAATTGAAGCCTTCAGACAGTGAAGAGTGTGGCCTAAGTGAGACCATGGATACTAACGTAAATGAAGTTAATGAGGAGGTTGTGCTGGCTCGGATAACTCCATGTTTGGACAGTGATGTATGTATTGTAAGCGAGGGAGTGCCAAACGGGTTATACAACCATGAAGTGAAATATGAGAACGAGTTAGAGACAGTTCCTTCACAGACAGCATGTTTAAACAGTGCAGACCCCACTCTGCAGGCACTTGTGGAGGCAATGCTGACCGGCCTGTGCAATAATGAAGTGAAAGATGAGGTTGTGCCAGAGTCTACGCCTTCACAGACAGACAGTGAAGTGAGAGAGGCAGCCATGTGTACTGACCTGTGCAACCATGAAGTTAAGAATGAGGTTGTGCCAGTGCTTCTGCGTTCACAAACTCCTTTGTGTTCAGACAGATCAGACATAGTCAAGGATGAGGTTGTGCTGCCAGAGTCTACGTCTATACAGACCTTAAGTTCAGACAGTGCTAAGCGTGGAGTAAGTGGAGCAGCTATACAGACTGGCCTGTGTGACAATGAATTAAAGAATGAGGTTATGCCAGAGTCCATCCCTTCACAAAATATCCCAGATGGAGTGAGTGAGGCAGCCATGCTGGCTGGCCTGTGCAACCATGAAGATAAGGATGAGGTTATGACAGAGTCCATCCCTTCACAAAATATCCCAGATGGAGTTAGTGAGGCAGCGATGCTGGCTGTCCTGTGCAACCATGAAGTTAAGGATGAGGTTATGTCAGAGTCTCTACCTTCACAAGATATCACAGATGGAGTGAGTGAGGCAGCTATGTCTATCGACCTGTGCAATCATGAAGTTAAGGATGAGGTCATGTCAGAGTCTATGCCTTCACCAAATATCACAGATGGAGTGAGTGAGGCAGCTATGCTGGCTGGCCTGTACAACCATGAAGTTAAGAAAGAGGTTATGTCAGAGTCTCTACCTTTACAAGATATCCCAGATGGAGTGAGTGAGGCAGCCATGCTGGCTGGCCTGTACAACCATGAAGTTAAGATTGAGGTTATGCCAGAGTCCATCCCTTCACAAAATATCCCAGATGGAGTGAGTGAGGCAGCGATGCTGGCTGGCCTATTCAACCATGAAGTTAAGAATGAGGTTATGTCAGAGTCTATGTCTTCACAAAATATCCCAGATGGAGTGAGTGAGGCAGCCATGCTGGCTGGCCTGTGCAACTATGAAGTTAAGAATGAGGTTATGTCAGAGTCCATCCCTTCACAAAATATCACAGATGGAGTGAGTGAGGCAGCCATGCTGGCCGGCCTGTACAACGACCATACTGTCAAGGACGAGCTTGTGTTAGGACCGGAGCACCCACATAGGCCTGATGTAATACTGACGGTTCCCA GCTGGGTGTTAACGGACTGGCCTGCATCAACCCCGCGTACTCGCGGCTTAAAACAGCTGAAAAAGTGCTCCGTCAAGCTCGAACGCCTCCAATACCAAGCGTTCACCAACAACCAAGGAACCAAGGGCTCTTATACTGTCAAGACTGAAGAGGTCAAAGACCTTACTTATCAGAGAAAAGAGAGTGGCAAAAGAGAATCTGTATGTAGTATTTGTGGTGCTGCGTTTGGTCTGAAATCAGATTTGATGAAACATGCCATGACGAGACACATATATATGCCTACAGGGAAGGAGGAAGAGAGACACAGCGTCTCGAACTGTG AGAAATTGAAGTCTTCGATGCGTGACTGCTGGGTGAGACTCGAGGGCTGTGACACGATTCATCGCGAGCACGTAACTAAGAACGTAGAATCGAGCATACAGGAAACTGTATCACGACAGGATAGTGTACCGCGGCAGGAAACTGTACCCCAACAGGAAACTGTATCACGGCAGGATAGTGTACCACGACAGGAAATGCACTCTGACGCTATCCAGCTTACTAATACAAACACATACGCATGCGACACATGCGGTGAAACATTTCAAACTGAAATTGGCCTCAATAGTCATAGTAGGGTACATCTACAAAAGGTTCCGATATTACCAAATACCAAATCAGAATTAAACCACAAACGCAGTCCAAGAAAGAAGGCCTATGTCTGCGAATATTGTAACAAAGTTTTAAAATCTAAACGTTCCGCATACAGACATGAATTAGCACACAAAGGACTGAAATTATACCCttgtaaaatatgtaaaaaatcgTTCGCGAGACCAGACTACATAAGGCAGCATATACGGACGGCACACCGTATTGACGAAAAAACGTGTGATATATGTCAAAAGAAGTACAAGCATTCAAATGCTTTAAAGACCCACAAACTATTAATTCACACTGAGAGAAAATCATACTCTTGCGAAAATTGTGGAAAGCAATATACAGGATTGAGCAATTTTAAGAGACATATAAATATTCATATAGCAGAACGTAAATACCAGTGTGAATTATGCGATAAGAAGTTTACTCTAAAGTCCACATTAGATAGACATCAACGAGTTCACACTGGTGAGAAGCCTTACGCTTGTGAAATCTGTAAAAAGCAGTTTTCACTGCCACATACTTTAAAAGTTCATAAAGTAACTCACACGGGAGAAAAACCATATTCGTGTCAAATATGTAATAAGCAGTTTTCACAATTGACTGGTTTACGCTCACATAGACGTCTTCACGAGGGTGTCAAACGTTACATTTGTGAAACCTGTTCAAAACCGTTCATGCACTTGAGTActtttaataaacataaacttaTTCACACAGGTGTGAAAAGACATCTCTGTGGAATATGTGACAGACGCTTTTTGCTATTGGATACTTTAAAGCAACATATAAAAACACATCTTGGGATAAAACCTTACTCGTGCGAAATATGTAACGGGGTATTTGCGACttctaattatttaaaaatacacaaacgGATCCACATTGAAAAGCCTTACTGTTGTGAAATATGTCAAAAATGTTTTACACAGCGGAGTACTTTAAATAATCATATATTTGTACACACTAAACAGAAGCCGTTTTCGTGCGATACGTGTAAGATGGGATTTAGTCGGAAATATCACTTAACCGCACATGTAAGGACTCATGACATAtaa
- the LOC134676876 gene encoding zinc finger protein 28-like isoform X2 gives MDTNVNEVNEEVVLARITPCLDSDVCIVSEGVPNGLYNHEVKYENELETVPSQTACLNSADPTLQALVEAMLTGLCNNEVKDEVVPESTPSQTDSEVREAAMCTDLCNHEVKNEVVPVLLRSQTPLCSDRSDIVKDEVVLPESTSIQTLSSDSAKRGVSGAAIQTGLCDNELKNEVMPESIPSQNIPDGVSEAAMLAGLCNHEDKDEVMTESIPSQNIPDGVSEAAMLAVLCNHEVKDEVMSESLPSQDITDGVSEAAMSIDLCNHEVKDEVMSESMPSPNITDGVSEAAMLAGLYNHEVKKEVMSESLPLQDIPDGVSEAAMLAGLYNHEVKIEVMPESIPSQNIPDGVSEAAMLAGLFNHEVKNEVMSESMSSQNIPDGVSEAAMLAGLCNYEVKNEVMSESIPSQNITDGVSEAAMLAGLYNDHTVKDELVLGPEHPHRPDVILTVPSWVLTDWPASTPRTRGLKQLKKCSVKLERLQYQAFTNNQGTKGSYTVKTEEVKDLTYQRKESGKRESVCSICGAAFGLKSDLMKHAMTRHIYMPTGKEEERHSVSNCEKLKSSMRDCWVRLEGCDTIHREHVTKNVESSIQETVSRQDSVPRQETVPQQETVSRQDSVPRQEMHSDAIQLTNTNTYACDTCGETFQTEIGLNSHSRVHLQKVPILPNTKSELNHKRSPRKKAYVCEYCNKVLKSKRSAYRHELAHKGLKLYPCKICKKSFARPDYIRQHIRTAHRIDEKTCDICQKKYKHSNALKTHKLLIHTERKSYSCENCGKQYTGLSNFKRHINIHIAERKYQCELCDKKFTLKSTLDRHQRVHTGEKPYACEICKKQFSLPHTLKVHKVTHTGEKPYSCQICNKQFSQLTGLRSHRRLHEGVKRYICETCSKPFMHLSTFNKHKLIHTGVKRHLCGICDRRFLLLDTLKQHIKTHLGIKPYSCEICNGVFATSNYLKIHKRIHIEKPYCCEICQKCFTQRSTLNNHIFVHTKQKPFSCDTCKMGFSRKYHLTAHVRTHDI, from the exons ATGGATACTAACGTAAATGAAGTTAATGAGGAGGTTGTGCTGGCTCGGATAACTCCATGTTTGGACAGTGATGTATGTATTGTAAGCGAGGGAGTGCCAAACGGGTTATACAACCATGAAGTGAAATATGAGAACGAGTTAGAGACAGTTCCTTCACAGACAGCATGTTTAAACAGTGCAGACCCCACTCTGCAGGCACTTGTGGAGGCAATGCTGACCGGCCTGTGCAATAATGAAGTGAAAGATGAGGTTGTGCCAGAGTCTACGCCTTCACAGACAGACAGTGAAGTGAGAGAGGCAGCCATGTGTACTGACCTGTGCAACCATGAAGTTAAGAATGAGGTTGTGCCAGTGCTTCTGCGTTCACAAACTCCTTTGTGTTCAGACAGATCAGACATAGTCAAGGATGAGGTTGTGCTGCCAGAGTCTACGTCTATACAGACCTTAAGTTCAGACAGTGCTAAGCGTGGAGTAAGTGGAGCAGCTATACAGACTGGCCTGTGTGACAATGAATTAAAGAATGAGGTTATGCCAGAGTCCATCCCTTCACAAAATATCCCAGATGGAGTGAGTGAGGCAGCCATGCTGGCTGGCCTGTGCAACCATGAAGATAAGGATGAGGTTATGACAGAGTCCATCCCTTCACAAAATATCCCAGATGGAGTTAGTGAGGCAGCGATGCTGGCTGTCCTGTGCAACCATGAAGTTAAGGATGAGGTTATGTCAGAGTCTCTACCTTCACAAGATATCACAGATGGAGTGAGTGAGGCAGCTATGTCTATCGACCTGTGCAATCATGAAGTTAAGGATGAGGTCATGTCAGAGTCTATGCCTTCACCAAATATCACAGATGGAGTGAGTGAGGCAGCTATGCTGGCTGGCCTGTACAACCATGAAGTTAAGAAAGAGGTTATGTCAGAGTCTCTACCTTTACAAGATATCCCAGATGGAGTGAGTGAGGCAGCCATGCTGGCTGGCCTGTACAACCATGAAGTTAAGATTGAGGTTATGCCAGAGTCCATCCCTTCACAAAATATCCCAGATGGAGTGAGTGAGGCAGCGATGCTGGCTGGCCTATTCAACCATGAAGTTAAGAATGAGGTTATGTCAGAGTCTATGTCTTCACAAAATATCCCAGATGGAGTGAGTGAGGCAGCCATGCTGGCTGGCCTGTGCAACTATGAAGTTAAGAATGAGGTTATGTCAGAGTCCATCCCTTCACAAAATATCACAGATGGAGTGAGTGAGGCAGCCATGCTGGCCGGCCTGTACAACGACCATACTGTCAAGGACGAGCTTGTGTTAGGACCGGAGCACCCACATAGGCCTGATGTAATACTGACGGTTCCCA GCTGGGTGTTAACGGACTGGCCTGCATCAACCCCGCGTACTCGCGGCTTAAAACAGCTGAAAAAGTGCTCCGTCAAGCTCGAACGCCTCCAATACCAAGCGTTCACCAACAACCAAGGAACCAAGGGCTCTTATACTGTCAAGACTGAAGAGGTCAAAGACCTTACTTATCAGAGAAAAGAGAGTGGCAAAAGAGAATCTGTATGTAGTATTTGTGGTGCTGCGTTTGGTCTGAAATCAGATTTGATGAAACATGCCATGACGAGACACATATATATGCCTACAGGGAAGGAGGAAGAGAGACACAGCGTCTCGAACTGTG AGAAATTGAAGTCTTCGATGCGTGACTGCTGGGTGAGACTCGAGGGCTGTGACACGATTCATCGCGAGCACGTAACTAAGAACGTAGAATCGAGCATACAGGAAACTGTATCACGACAGGATAGTGTACCGCGGCAGGAAACTGTACCCCAACAGGAAACTGTATCACGGCAGGATAGTGTACCACGACAGGAAATGCACTCTGACGCTATCCAGCTTACTAATACAAACACATACGCATGCGACACATGCGGTGAAACATTTCAAACTGAAATTGGCCTCAATAGTCATAGTAGGGTACATCTACAAAAGGTTCCGATATTACCAAATACCAAATCAGAATTAAACCACAAACGCAGTCCAAGAAAGAAGGCCTATGTCTGCGAATATTGTAACAAAGTTTTAAAATCTAAACGTTCCGCATACAGACATGAATTAGCACACAAAGGACTGAAATTATACCCttgtaaaatatgtaaaaaatcgTTCGCGAGACCAGACTACATAAGGCAGCATATACGGACGGCACACCGTATTGACGAAAAAACGTGTGATATATGTCAAAAGAAGTACAAGCATTCAAATGCTTTAAAGACCCACAAACTATTAATTCACACTGAGAGAAAATCATACTCTTGCGAAAATTGTGGAAAGCAATATACAGGATTGAGCAATTTTAAGAGACATATAAATATTCATATAGCAGAACGTAAATACCAGTGTGAATTATGCGATAAGAAGTTTACTCTAAAGTCCACATTAGATAGACATCAACGAGTTCACACTGGTGAGAAGCCTTACGCTTGTGAAATCTGTAAAAAGCAGTTTTCACTGCCACATACTTTAAAAGTTCATAAAGTAACTCACACGGGAGAAAAACCATATTCGTGTCAAATATGTAATAAGCAGTTTTCACAATTGACTGGTTTACGCTCACATAGACGTCTTCACGAGGGTGTCAAACGTTACATTTGTGAAACCTGTTCAAAACCGTTCATGCACTTGAGTActtttaataaacataaacttaTTCACACAGGTGTGAAAAGACATCTCTGTGGAATATGTGACAGACGCTTTTTGCTATTGGATACTTTAAAGCAACATATAAAAACACATCTTGGGATAAAACCTTACTCGTGCGAAATATGTAACGGGGTATTTGCGACttctaattatttaaaaatacacaaacgGATCCACATTGAAAAGCCTTACTGTTGTGAAATATGTCAAAAATGTTTTACACAGCGGAGTACTTTAAATAATCATATATTTGTACACACTAAACAGAAGCCGTTTTCGTGCGATACGTGTAAGATGGGATTTAGTCGGAAATATCACTTAACCGCACATGTAAGGACTCATGACATAtaa
- the LOC134676907 gene encoding all trans-polyprenyl-diphosphate synthase PDSS2-like yields the protein MARVFRAFRRPFFFQTRHESTMASLTKDEILILLRPPFTNWSNIIRDAEKVVGYPTSFMNLRCLLSDEFANMALYLRKLLGSNHLVMQTAKNVLYGDSKNLQPWGLIILLLSKSVKTSSTPLQAKQIEEKQRLLAELTEMMRTGHLIHKGIVNVPFAKRSKSTESAIFGNKIALLLGDYILVTANDMLAKLRNSEVSYIISSALRDLSEGEFFGERDEQNQPIPGKPKAVTDDVDITFDTTTISVDDVLGRPRKEWTIRSVYNGASLLGRGCQSAMVLGQQNRETISYAYHFGCHVGLAWQAAAENQTLTSNSKDQFCLASAPVLFALEENPSLYQIIDQAKGDLKDVDYEDLKFNILKTDAINKTQKLYEDHAQKAIAYIESIGQNESVDMIKKLINTF from the exons atggcgcgCGTTTTCCGCGCTTTCCGCCGGCCGTTCTTTTTTCAAACTCGTCACGAGTCTACAATGGCTTCGTTGACGAAAGACGAGATTTTAATACTTTTGCGACCGCCTTTTACGAATTGGAGCAATATTATAAGGGATGCGGAGAAAGTTGTGGGATATCCTACTTCGTTTATGAATCTGAGGTGTCTGTTGAGTGACGAGTTTGCTAATATGGCGCTGTATCTAAGGAAATTG CTGGGCAGCAACCACCTCGTGATGCAGACAGCCAAGAACGTCCTCTACGGAGACTCCAAGAACCTCCAACCTTGGGGGCTGATCATCCTCCTCCTCTCCAAGTCTGTGAAGACCTCATCAACTCCCCTACAAGCCAAACAGATAGAGGAAAAGCAGAGACTCCTCGCCGAACTAACCGAAATGATGAGAACAGGTCATCTGATTCACAAAGGAATAGTTAATGTTCCATTCGCTAAAAGATCTAAAAGCACAGAATCAGCGATCTtcggaaataaaattgcattaCTCCTTGGAGACTACATCTTAGTGACAGCCAATGATATGCTCGCAAAGCTAAGAAACTCTGAAGTATCCTACATAATTTCTTCTGCTTTAAGAGACTTATCCGAAGGAGAATTTTTCGGAGAACGAGATGAACAGAACCAACCGATTCCGGGCAAACCTAAAGCAGTAACCGATGATGTAGACATCACGTTTGACACCACTACTATCTCTGTTGATGATGTCTTGGGAAGACCTAGGAAAGAATGGACCATTAGATCAGTTTACAACGGTGCATCCTTGTTAGGAAGGGGATGCCAGTCTGCGATGGTCCTAGGCCAACAAAACAGGGAAACTATCAGCTATGCGTATCATTTTGGATGTCATGTTGGACTTGCTTGGCAGGCTGCCGCTGAAAACCAGACTTTAACGTCGAACAGCAAAGATCAGTTTTGCTTAGCGAGTGCCCCTGTCTTATTCGCTTTGGAAGAAAATCCAAGCCTATATCAGATAATAGATCAAGCGAAGGGAGACTTAAAAGACGTTGATTATGAAGACCTTAAGTTTAATATACTTAAGACTGATGCTATTAATAAAACTCAGAAGCTGTATGAAGACCATGCGCAGAAAGCCATAGCTTATATTGAAAGTATTGGACAGAACGAATCGGTTGATATGATTAAGAAATTGATAAATACTTTTTAA
- the LOC134677084 gene encoding androgen-dependent TFPI-regulating protein-like has product MAAIYMRMLGYTVTLTMHGCNMFLMNNLLQGPVMEDPNIRTFSAMYKRFFTVWTMFLQIVVASLGLTSDYFTLKYSNKKEPKWLGVIRSTKNRLFAAVLWPTVFLVSTLFWTLYHYDRSLIYPLFADKILSSTANHILHTAVVPLVVWELVFQPRSVPKSHAVNVAMLTVYMLIYLFVMHYTYVEQGIWMYPVFGIAYDTHFCFPLIITAIGVMLFTYYHMQWLLTSIVWGSQAKIKK; this is encoded by the exons ATGGCCGCCATATACATGCGAATGCTGGGCTACACCGTGACCTTGACAATGCATGGCTGCAATATGTTCCTGATGAATAATCTTCTCCAGGGTCCAGTCATGGAAGACCCTAACATAAGGACCTTCAGCGCGATGTATAAAAGATTCTTCACTGTATGGACTATG TTCCTCCAAATCGTCGTGGCGTCGCTGGGTCTGACGTCTGACTACTTCACGCTAAAATACTCCAACAAAAAAGAACCTAAATGGCTGGGGGTTATTAGAAGCACGAAAAACCGTCTTTTCGCAGCCGTACTCTGGCCTActgttttt CTCGTCTCGACCCTCTTCTGGACGCTGTATCACTACGACCGCAGTCTAATTTACCCCCTCTTCGCCGACAAGATCCTCAGCAGCACCGCCAACCATATCCTGCACACGGCAGTTGTGCCTCTCGTGGTGTGGGAACTAGTTTTCCAACCGAGAAGTGTGCCGAAGAGTCATGCGGTTAATGTTGCTATGTTGACGGTGTAtatgttgatttatttatttgt aatgcATTACACCTACGTAGAGCAAGGAATCTGGATGTACCCCGTATTCGGCATCGCATACGACACTCATTTCTGCTTCCCACTCATTATCACTGCCATTGGCGTTATGCTGTTCACATATTATCACATGCAATGGCTTTTAACGAGCATAGTTTGGGGATCGCAggcgaaaattaaaaaataa
- the LOC134677081 gene encoding androgen-dependent TFPI-regulating protein-like isoform X1 — protein sequence MYKYRVARSKMVAIYMRMLGYTVTLAMHVINTYVMTSFLQGPVMEDPNIRTFTAMYKRFFTVWTTFLQIFVASLGLTSDYLTLKYSNKEEPHWLTVMRSMKNRLFAAVLWPTVFLTSTLFWTLYHYDRSLIYPTFADKILSSGTNHVLHTAVIPLVVWEVVFQPRSVPTNHTINVSMLSVYMLTYLCVMYYTYVEKGIWMYSIFGIAYDTNICFPLIIAFIGVMLYVYYHMQWFLTQIVWEPQAKIKI from the exons ATGTATAAGTATCGTGTCGCACGAAG caaaATGGTCGCCATCTACATGCGAATGCTGGGTTACACAGTGACTTTGGCAATGCATGTTATCAACACGTATGTGATGACCAGCTTTCTTCAGGGTCCAGTCATGGAAGACCCTAACATTAGGACCTTCACTGCGATGTATAAAAGATTCTTCACTGTCTGGACTACG TTCCTCCAAATCTTCGTGGCGTCGCTGGGTCTGACGTCCGACTACCTCACGCTAAAGTACTCCAACAAGGAGGAACCTCATTGGCTGACGGTTATGAGGAGTATGAAGAATCGCCTCTTCGCTGCTGTACTCTGGCCTACGGTTTTT CTCACCTCCACCCTATTCTGGACCCTATACCACTATGACCGCAGCCTGATCTACCCGACCTTCGCTGACAAGATCCTCAGTAGCGGCACCAACCACGTCCTACACACGGCTGTCATCCCGCTGGTAGTGTGGGAGGTTGTCTTCCAACCTAGGAGCGTGCCGACCAATCATACGATCAACGTTTCGATGCTGTCGGTGTATATGTTGACCTATTTATGTGT AATGTACTACACCTACGTGGAAAAAGGCATCTGGATGTATTCTATATTCGGCATCGCGTACGACACTAATATCTGCTTCCCCCTCATTATAGCCTTCATTGGAGTTATGTTATACGTATATTATCACATGCAGTGGTTCTTAACACAG
- the LOC134677081 gene encoding androgen-dependent TFPI-regulating protein-like isoform X2 — protein MVAIYMRMLGYTVTLAMHVINTYVMTSFLQGPVMEDPNIRTFTAMYKRFFTVWTTFLQIFVASLGLTSDYLTLKYSNKEEPHWLTVMRSMKNRLFAAVLWPTVFLTSTLFWTLYHYDRSLIYPTFADKILSSGTNHVLHTAVIPLVVWEVVFQPRSVPTNHTINVSMLSVYMLTYLCVMYYTYVEKGIWMYSIFGIAYDTNICFPLIIAFIGVMLYVYYHMQWFLTQIVWEPQAKIKI, from the exons ATGGTCGCCATCTACATGCGAATGCTGGGTTACACAGTGACTTTGGCAATGCATGTTATCAACACGTATGTGATGACCAGCTTTCTTCAGGGTCCAGTCATGGAAGACCCTAACATTAGGACCTTCACTGCGATGTATAAAAGATTCTTCACTGTCTGGACTACG TTCCTCCAAATCTTCGTGGCGTCGCTGGGTCTGACGTCCGACTACCTCACGCTAAAGTACTCCAACAAGGAGGAACCTCATTGGCTGACGGTTATGAGGAGTATGAAGAATCGCCTCTTCGCTGCTGTACTCTGGCCTACGGTTTTT CTCACCTCCACCCTATTCTGGACCCTATACCACTATGACCGCAGCCTGATCTACCCGACCTTCGCTGACAAGATCCTCAGTAGCGGCACCAACCACGTCCTACACACGGCTGTCATCCCGCTGGTAGTGTGGGAGGTTGTCTTCCAACCTAGGAGCGTGCCGACCAATCATACGATCAACGTTTCGATGCTGTCGGTGTATATGTTGACCTATTTATGTGT AATGTACTACACCTACGTGGAAAAAGGCATCTGGATGTATTCTATATTCGGCATCGCGTACGACACTAATATCTGCTTCCCCCTCATTATAGCCTTCATTGGAGTTATGTTATACGTATATTATCACATGCAGTGGTTCTTAACACAG